One Felis catus isolate Fca126 chromosome D2, F.catus_Fca126_mat1.0, whole genome shotgun sequence DNA window includes the following coding sequences:
- the ZNF365 gene encoding protein ZNF365: MQQKAFEESRYPWQESFENVAVCLPFRCPRCGDHTRFRSLSSLRAHLEFSHSYQERTLLTKCSLFPSLKDTDLVTSAEPLKQGKLQSTGNVVKQKPSYVNLYSISHEHSKDRKPFEVVAERPVSYVQTYTTVDLRADSLEGPRASPGLPTSDTKAAFEAHVREKFNRMVEAVDRTIEKRIDKLTKELAQKTAELLEVRAAFVQLTQKKQEVQRRERALNRQVDVAVEMIAALRQRLTESEEELLRKEEEVVTFNHFLEAAAEKEVQGKARLQDFIENLLQRVEVAEKQLEYYQSQQAAGLCRDIGEHMLTDISSNRKPKCLSRGHPHSVCNHADLKIHFHPKGRSYLKKAKDDRASMQPAKSIHEQAESPRELCRPSKKGEPLGFCRKGNIRPKVAKKKPTAIVNII, translated from the exons ATGCAACAGAAGGCTTTTGAGGAAAGCAGATACCCCTGGCAGGAGTCCTTTGAGAATGTTGCTGTGTGCCTGCCATTCCGCTGTCCGAGGTGTGGAGACCATACCAGATTTAGAAGCCTGTCTTCGCTGAGGGCCCATCTGGAATTCAGTCACAGCTACCAGGAAAGAACCCTCTTGACAAAATGCAGCCTCTTTCCATCCCTCAAAGACACAGACCTAGTCACTTCCGCAGAACCCCTGAAGCAGGGAAAATTGCAGAGCACTGGCAACGTGGTGAAGCAGAAACCGAGCTATGTTAACTTGTATAGTATTTCACACGAACACTCCAAGGACAGGAAGCCATTCGAGGTGGTGGCAGAGCGGCCAGTGTCCTACGTGCAGACCTACACCACGGTGGACCTGCGTGCGGACTCACTGGAGGGGCCACGGGCCAGTCCCGGCCTGCCCACCTCGGACACCAAGGCTGCTTTTGAGGCTCACGTCAGAGAAAAATTCAACCGGATGGTTGAGGCTGTGGACAGGACCATCGAGAAGAGAATCGATAAACTCACCAAAGAGTTGGCCCAGAAAACTGCCGAACTGCTGGAAGTTCGGGCAGCCTTTGTGCAGCTGACGCAGAAAAAGCAGGAGGTGCAGAGGCGGGAGCGGGCCCTGAACCGACAGGTGGATGTGGCCGTGGAGATGATTGCAGCGCTTAGGCAGCGCCTGACCGAGTCGGAGGAGGAACTGCTCAGGAAGGAAGA AGAAGTTGTTACATTCAACCATTTCCTGGAAGCAGCAGCTGAGAAGGAGGTTCAAGGGAAAGCTCGGCTCCAGGACTTTATTGAGAATCTGCTGCAACGGGTAGAAGTGGCAGAAAAGCAGTTAGAGTACTACCAAAGCCAGCAGGCTGCTGGCCTCTGCCGGGACATCGGTGAGCACATG cTTACAGATATCTCCTCAAATAGGAAACCCAAATGCCT AAGTCGAGGGCACCCACATTCTGTGTGTAACCACGCTGATCTCAAGATCCATTTTCATCCAAAGGGAAGGAGCTACCTGAAAAAAGCCAAGGATGACAGAGCCAGCATGCAGCCCGCTAAGTCCATTCACGAACAGGCTGAGTCCCCACGAGAACTCTGCAGACCATCGAAGAAAGGGGAGCCTCTGGGGTTTTGCCGAAAAGGCAACATCAGGCCCAAGGTGGCCAAAAAAAAGCCCACAGCAATTGTGAACATCATCTGA